GTGTTTCTGATCGATAAGAACGGTCAGAAGATTGCCGACCACGGGGATGTCGGTGCGATTGACACCACCAGCCTGGCCTCGCTGACCGCCGGCAACGTCGCTGCCACGGATGCACTGGCGCATCTGGTTGGTGAAAAAGAGTTTCCGGTTCTGTCACACGAGGGGGAACGGGATAACATCCACATCTCGATTGTGGCGCAGCGGGTGATTCTGGTCGTCATTTTTGATGAGCGGTCGAGCTTGGGGCTGGTGCGCCTCCGGGTCAAGCGGGCCGCAACCGATATGGCGGAAGTGCTGGAAGCCATTGCCCGCAAGGTCGAGGAGGAAAAGGCCCGTGGCGTCAATCTTGAATCACCCTTTGCCGAAATCACCGAGGACGATATTGACAACTTGTTTTCTGATTGAGAAGGTGTAGAGGAACAACATTTCTACGCCCAAGCGCTTTTTCAGGTTCTGTCTGTAGTGCGAGGAGTGGCTTGCCTTGACGTTCATCAATTACGCTGCCCGTGAAATCAACTGTAAGCTCGTCTATTACGGCCCCGGTCTTGGCGGGAAGACGACGAACCTGCAATATATTTACGACACGACTTCTCCGCAGGCGAAGGGCAAGCTGATCAGCCTGGCCACGGAAACCGACCGGACGCTGTTTTTTGACTTTCTCCCGCTGGAACTCGGCACCGTACGGGGCTTCAAGACCCGTTTCCACCTCTACACCGTGCCGGGACAGGTCTTTTACGACGCCAGCCGCAAGCTGATTCTCAAAGGCGTGGATGGTGTGGTCTTCGTGGCCGACTCGCAGGAAGAGCGTATGGATGCCAACATCGAGTCGCTCTGGAACCTGGAGCAGAACCTCAAGGCGCAGGGCTATGACCTGATGAAAATTCCGTACGTCCTGCAGCTCAACAAGCGTGACCTGCCCAGCGCCCTGCCGGTCGAGGAACTCAAAAAAGAACTCATGCGCAAAGGCGAGCCGGTGTTTGAAGCTGTCGCCTACAAGGGCACGGGTGTTTTCGATACGCTCAAGGCGGTGGCCAAACAGGTACTGGTCGAGCTCAAGAAAGGCGGCGGCTAGTCCTGATCCAATCCTGATCTGTGGTACGTCCGGCCCTTCACCGGCCTGGCCGCAGGAAGCAGCGACAGACACAACGGGCATGCCCGTTTGAGGCTTCGGTAGTCAACCGAAGCCTTTTTCCATTATGGTTGGCAGTGGTTTGGCCCGGCCATCCATATCCTCACTGTGTGGTAGGACCCCTCATCATGCTTACCGGTAAAAAAGGTGTGATTCTCGGCGTGGCAAATAAGCGCAGCATCGCCTGGGGGATTGCCCAGGCGACGGCACAGGCCGGTGCAACGCTGGCCCTGAACTACCAGAACGAACGTCTTGAAGCCAACGTCCGTGAACTGGCGGCCACGCTGGACAATCCGTTCGTCGCCCCCTGTGATGTCACCAGTGACGCCGACATTGCGGCGTTCTTCGAGGCTGTCAAAACCAACTTTGGTACGCTGGATTTTCTCGTGCATGCCGTGGCCTACGCGCCCAAGGAAGACCTGGAAGGAGCGTTTGTGGACACCTCCCGCGAAGGCTTCCGCATCGCCCATGACATCAGCGCCTACTCGCTGACGGCTGTGGCGCGGGCAGCACTGCCCCTGATGAAAGACCACGGCGGCAGCATCGTGACGCTGACGTATCTCGGCAGTGAGCGGGCTGTCGTCGGATATAACGTCATGGGCGTGGCCAAGGCGGCGCTCGAAGCCAGCGTCCGGTATCTGGCGGCCGACCTGGGCCCTTATGGCATTCGCGTCAATGCCATCTCTGCTGGTCCGATCAACACGCTCGCCGCGCGGGGCATTCAGGGATTTACCAAAATGCTCAAACACCATGCCGCCGTGGCCCCGTTGCGCCGGCCCACGGAAGTGGCCGAAGTCGCCGACACGGCCCTGTTTCTGGTGTCGCACATGGGGCGTGGTATCACCGGTGAGGTCATTTACGTGGACGGCGGCTACCACTGCATCGGCCTCGTGCCCAAGGATGAGCCGGCCTAGGTCGCGTGGATGTGTTGAGAACGTGGCTGGCCCGGACGCGCACACCCATTGATGAGCCGTCCCTGCCCACCTGGGATGCCCTGCACCCATCCGTGCAGGCCGAGTTGGGCGTAGCGGGGGTGACGGCCACTGACTTTGCCTGGTTTGGTCGGCGGCGGGGCGACCTCCTCAACTTCTATTGGGCGCTCAAACGCAAGCGCCTGTGGCGGCACATCTGGTTCGAGCAGCCAAATCAGGAAGTGGGCTTCAACGGTCTGCGCTTTCATCCGCGCTACGGAACGGCGTCCCTGCTTTCTGATCTGCGCGCTGATGCCACCTTCACCGATCTGCGCCAAACATGGCGTGGCCGGTTCAACAGCCGGCTGCATCCAGAGCGATACAACTTCTCGGAAAACGACACGCCCGTGGCGTCGCTGCACTTCAACTTCGACGACGCCGACACGGCCGACGTCCACTTTGACTACTTCAATGCGCATGCGCCGGGCGGCTGGCCGCTCCTCGCCCACGCTTTCTGGGAGTATCCGCTCAAATTTCTTGTGGATTACTCGAATGCCGAAGACATCCGGCGCTGCCTGCACGTGCGGGACGGATGTGATCCCTGGCAGGTCATCCGCCGGAACGGCGCCCGGAATTGGCCTGCCTGAGCTACTTGAGGGTGATGCCACTCGCAAAGCGCCTTGTGAGGCGCCAGATTGAAACAGTTTAATCACGCTTTTTTGGTTTTTGTGTCACAAGAGCCTGCATCGAGGTCAGATTGGGTCATGGCCGTCCGTGTTCCCTGGATTATCAGCTTGTTGGTTCTGGCGCTGTGGTTGTTGTCACCGGTGGGCTACGCCCAGAGCGGTTCAACAACCGGCACGATCACCGGGCGGGTCTGCGACGCTTCCGGGGCGGTCATCGGCGGCACGGAAATTGTCTGTCTTCAGATGGGAACCGGGATGCAGCGCACCGTTCAGTCCCGTGAGGACGGCACGTACGAATTTCTCAACCTGCCGCCGGGGGACTACGAACTGCGCGCCCGGGCGGCCGGCTTCGAGGACAAACGGCAGACCGTCCGCCTTTCGCTGGGTACCACGGCGCTGGTGGTCATCACGCTGGCCACGGCCGGGACGACCGACGTCATCGAAGTCGTGGCCGATGCCCGCAGCGCGGCGGAATCGGCCACGAACATCCGGCAGAATGAAATCCCGACACTCCCCATCAACCGGCGCGACTTCCTGCAATTTGCCATCACGGCGGCGCGAACGGTCCCGGACAACCTGCCCGACCAGGGCGCCACGGCAACGTCGGGCATTTCCTTCAATGCCCAGTCACCACGGCTGAACAACCTCACCATTGACGGGCTGGACAACAACGATGCCACGTCCGGGAGCATCCGCTCGACATTCTCCCAGGAGGCCGTACGTGAGTTTCAGGTCGTTTCGGATGGCTATTCCGCCGAGTTCGGGCGCGCCCTGGGCGGCATCATCAACATCATCACAAAGTCCGGCGACAACCAGTTTCGCGGGTCACTCTTTGGCTTCTTTCGCAACGCCGCCCTGAGTGCGCGGGAATCCCTCACGCCCGGCAAGCCGCCTTTCGAGCAGTACCAGTATGGCCTCACGGCCGGGGGCCCGCTGTGGCGCAACCGGGCGTTTTTCTTTGTGACCGGAGAGCGGCTCAACATCAGGCAGAACACCGTCGTGACCATTTCCGACACCGTGCGCGCTGCAGCGCTGCGCAATGGATTTCGGTTCGAGACCGGAAGCATTCCCTTCAGCACCGGTGGCTCGACGGCCCTTGTCCGGGGGGATTGGCAGATCACACCGGAAGACAACCTCACGGTGCGCTACAACTACGGGGGGCAGGTGAATACGGCTTTTGAACCCTTCGGAGGGTTGACCGCCAGCACCTTCACCGGAGAGCAGCGGCTGACCGACCACAACCTGGCCGTCAACAACACGTTTGTCAGCCAGCAGGCCTTTGTGGTGGAAAGCCGCTTTCTCTACAGCACCCGTCTGCAGGACATCGGCGCTGCCGATCCGGGGCCGCGCATTGCCATCAATGCCCCGGAAGGACAGGTCATCTTTGGGAAATCCCTCGTTCTGCCGCAGTTCCGCGATACGCAGACGTACCAGTTTTTTACCTCTGTGGGTTTGGTGCGCGGCCGCCACCAGATGAAATTCGGCGGCGATGTCCTGCGGGTGGATTCACGGCAGCGCCAGCCGGCCAGCGAAGGCGGACAGGCCAACTTTTCGACGGTCAGCCTTGCTGCCCTGGGCGGTCCGCCCGGCTCACCGTCCATGTCGGCGCTCCAGGCTTTTGACCCGACATTGCGCACACCCCAGCAGCGGGCCGTACTGGCGCTCATCGGGGCTGGTCTGCCCAACCGTTTCCCCGGCTTTCCGGCGCTGCCCCTGGATGTCCTGCCCATCACGAATGACTACCGGCAGGGCTTTCTCGACCCGCAGCCGACGCGGATACCACAAACGGCCTGGAGCCTGTTTGCCTTGGATGATGTTTCACTGCACCCGGCCGTAAAGCTCAATCTTGGTGTGCGCTATGACCTGATACGCGCGCGCAGCACGCCGGAAAACAACGGCCTCGTATCGCCCCGCATTGCGCTGGTCTGGCAGCCTCTCCAGAAACTGACCGTACGGAGCGGCTACGGCCTGTTCACGGCCAGCAATCTGACGTTTCCGATTTTTACCGTTGTCCCGGTGACGCGCCGGACACTCGTGTTGCCGTTTCCCTTCAGCATCCTGCCCTTTACCCAGCCCAACCGGCAGCTTCCTCCATCGGGCGATTTCCCCTTTGGCATTCAGCCTGTCCCCCAGTTTGGACTGGAGTTTCAGTTTGCCCGGCGCCTGCCGGCCAGTTACACCCAGCAGGCCAGCCTCAGCCTGGAGTCCCAGGTTGGCCAGACGCTGTTTTCGGTGGTCTATAA
This window of the Chloracidobacterium sp. N genome carries:
- a CDS encoding ATP/GTP-binding protein, producing the protein MTFINYAAREINCKLVYYGPGLGGKTTNLQYIYDTTSPQAKGKLISLATETDRTLFFDFLPLELGTVRGFKTRFHLYTVPGQVFYDASRKLILKGVDGVVFVADSQEERMDANIESLWNLEQNLKAQGYDLMKIPYVLQLNKRDLPSALPVEELKKELMRKGEPVFEAVAYKGTGVFDTLKAVAKQVLVELKKGGG
- a CDS encoding roadblock/LC7 domain-containing protein; its protein translation is MSSAALVLYGEEYQQIKNIIARLCEDANARMVFLIDKNGQKIADHGDVGAIDTTSLASLTAGNVAATDALAHLVGEKEFPVLSHEGERDNIHISIVAQRVILVVIFDERSSLGLVRLRVKRAATDMAEVLEAIARKVEEEKARGVNLESPFAEITEDDIDNLFSD
- a CDS encoding enoyl-ACP reductase; amino-acid sequence: MLTGKKGVILGVANKRSIAWGIAQATAQAGATLALNYQNERLEANVRELAATLDNPFVAPCDVTSDADIAAFFEAVKTNFGTLDFLVHAVAYAPKEDLEGAFVDTSREGFRIAHDISAYSLTAVARAALPLMKDHGGSIVTLTYLGSERAVVGYNVMGVAKAALEASVRYLAADLGPYGIRVNAISAGPINTLAARGIQGFTKMLKHHAAVAPLRRPTEVAEVADTALFLVSHMGRGITGEVIYVDGGYHCIGLVPKDEPA
- a CDS encoding TonB-dependent receptor gives rise to the protein MAVRVPWIISLLVLALWLLSPVGYAQSGSTTGTITGRVCDASGAVIGGTEIVCLQMGTGMQRTVQSREDGTYEFLNLPPGDYELRARAAGFEDKRQTVRLSLGTTALVVITLATAGTTDVIEVVADARSAAESATNIRQNEIPTLPINRRDFLQFAITAARTVPDNLPDQGATATSGISFNAQSPRLNNLTIDGLDNNDATSGSIRSTFSQEAVREFQVVSDGYSAEFGRALGGIINIITKSGDNQFRGSLFGFFRNAALSARESLTPGKPPFEQYQYGLTAGGPLWRNRAFFFVTGERLNIRQNTVVTISDTVRAAALRNGFRFETGSIPFSTGGSTALVRGDWQITPEDNLTVRYNYGGQVNTAFEPFGGLTASTFTGEQRLTDHNLAVNNTFVSQQAFVVESRFLYSTRLQDIGAADPGPRIAINAPEGQVIFGKSLVLPQFRDTQTYQFFTSVGLVRGRHQMKFGGDVLRVDSRQRQPASEGGQANFSTVSLAALGGPPGSPSMSALQAFDPTLRTPQQRAVLALIGAGLPNRFPGFPALPLDVLPITNDYRQGFLDPQPTRIPQTAWSLFALDDVSLHPAVKLNLGVRYDLIRARSTPENNGLVSPRIALVWQPLQKLTVRSGYGLFTASNLTFPIFTVVPVTRRTLVLPFPFSILPFTQPNRQLPPSGDFPFGIQPVPQFGLEFQFARRLPASYTQQASLSLESQVGQTLFSVVYNYVRGNRILSLRTINPVVRPGVDPLDSVINGRLDPRRGTVNEYAAAYDSYYHGVTFGVERRVGRFTGRASYTLSKAIDNYVDFRTSLQEFAEPLDVRGERALSIQDARHRVVLSGVWKLDYSKHLLLRDYTLSYIFTAVSGRPWNLLAGVDLNRNGDANDRPAGLGRNVGVTPAFYNLDVRLARRCINRDRFKLEGIVEAFNLFNRTNVREFGRTFPPVNPPLNTEFNLPPRRGGRFIVTPDRYRRAFPPRQIQVGFRMTF